The Nostoc sp. UHCC 0926 nucleotide sequence TTCCCGACTCGATACGGGATATAGCAATTTTGCGAGGTGAGGAACATTACTATAACAGCTGGGGAAATTTGATGTATAGCTTGCAAACAGGGGAAACTGCCTTTCAACATTTGTACGGCATGAATTTGTTTGAGTACAATGAACGAAACTCTGTTGAAGGGGAAATTTTCCATCAAGCTGTGGCTTCGTCTAAAGAGGCATATGCCGCATTTTTAGTAGCTTATGATTTTTCGTCAATTGGCAAGCTGGTTGACGTTGGTGGTGGCACAGGTAGCTTTCTGACTGCTATCCTCGAAGCTAATTCAACCATGACAGGGGTCTTGTTCGAGCTTCCAGAAGTGATTGATCAAGCCAAGAATTCACAAAGAACAGCATCTGTTAATGATCGCTGTCAACTAATAGGGGGTAGCTTTTTTGAGGCTATCCCTGAGCGAGGAGATGCTTATTTACTCATGCAAGTTATTCATAACTGGGATGATGAGCGGGCGATCGCCATTCTTAAGTGCTGTCACCAAGCCATGAAAGAACAAGCACGACTTTTGGTAATAGACTCTGTTATTCCTTCTGGAAACGAGTTTTTTGGAGCTAAGTTTATGGATGTAAATATGTTGATTATGTGCCCTGGTGGACGGGAGCGAACTGAGGCTCAGTTTCGAGATTTGTTTGCATCTGCCGGGTTTGAACTGACCACAATTATCCGA carries:
- a CDS encoding methyltransferase: MVLSDSKPSETQSPLSPIQWVHAYWVSRCIYVVAKLGIADLLKDGSQHCDALAAATNTHSNSLYRVLRALAGIGIFAQTQPGCFELTPLANCLQSNVPDSIRDIAILRGEEHYYNSWGNLMYSLQTGETAFQHLYGMNLFEYNERNSVEGEIFHQAVASSKEAYAAFLVAYDFSSIGKLVDVGGGTGSFLTAILEANSTMTGVLFELPEVIDQAKNSQRTASVNDRCQLIGGSFFEAIPERGDAYLLMQVIHNWDDERAIAILKCCHQAMKEQARLLVIDSVIPSGNEFFGAKFMDVNMLIMCPGGRERTEAQFRDLFASAGFELTTIIRTKSELSIIEGVKTVNS